The DNA region TCTCACTCATTTTTCTCACCACTACAAGCTGGCCACATCACAATAAAAACTTAACTTCATTGCTAAAAATAAACTTTTTATGAAGTTTAGCATTAGGATATATAGGGAGAATGAATAAACGGAAAGTCCTATTATCGGAGAATTTAAAGCAAGGAAAGTGTTCTATGTTTTAGATATTGTGGATATTAAAGATAGCACTTTGATTGCTTATTATTTCCCCCTATTGTATTTCATCATAAGAGCTTTGCCATCTGGGCATGAGGAACACCTTGAATATGGAGAACTCTATTTTCGTCAATGTAGCCAAGTTCAATGGCTTTTTTCACACATGTCTTTCCAGTCAAATTTGCTATCGTGGCCTCTTCTAGAAACTTACCAAGTTCTTCTGGATCTTTAAGTTCCCCTTTGTAGAACCTTTCTTTTACCTCTAATTTTAGCTCTCCCTCTTTGAAAGTCTTCCCTAGGAGGTCTTCATCACAAGCTGCAACAAGAACTTCCCCTTGGACACGGTATACTTTAACGTAGATTTTCATGGTATCACAAAAGAAAAGGGGAACTGAGGTTTAAAAATTTAATCAGTGGTTTAAATCCTCTTTGTTTTAGACTCTTTCAAACGCCAACCCAACCTCTAAGGCCGTTCCTAGAGGTAA from Thermococcus sp. MV5 includes:
- a CDS encoding DUF424 domain-containing protein; translation: MKIYVKVYRVQGEVLVAACDEDLLGKTFKEGELKLEVKERFYKGELKDPEELGKFLEEATIANLTGKTCVKKAIELGYIDENRVLHIQGVPHAQMAKLL